The nucleotide window ATTACGGCCAGGGTTGGTCGGAAGCGGATGTGGGTGAAAGAGTAACCGGGCAGCAGCCGGCATAACCATGCTTAGGGCTTCAAATAACCGGAGTCGACGATTTCTGGGAAACCAATTACCGGCCAGATATAGCAATGGCGCATTATACTCCCGGCACGTCTACCATAGTTTTAAGTTACAATCCAGATACCTGCAATGAGCTGATCTGGGGAGATTACAAAGGGTGGATCTTATCGGGGTACACACACGGAGGACAGGTAAGACCTCCATTTTTACCTGCGCCTGTAGTACCGGTAATAATAAAACCTATACGGTCGGAGAAATAGATCTTGAGGATGGCAGAACCCTGTGTATAAACCGGGCCTTAGGATATAAATGGCAACTGCGACTGAATGTAAGGCCCGAAATCACCATTTTACACTACAACCCGGCTAATGAAGTTTACCATAAAATATTGGATGGAGTCAACTCATAAATTACACCAAAGCCAAAGCTGTAATACAGGTTGGGGTTGTTGATACCCGAACCGGTACGGCCATCCAGGTTTTTAGAAAACAGCCGTGCATTTCCTTCAGCCAGCAACTTTACGCGATTGTTGAGCTTATATTTTACACCGCCACCCACTGGCATTGCAAATCCTGTTTTGTCACTGCCTTCTTTGGCGCCAGCGGTAGAAGAATAGTTAAACAGGGTATATACGCCGGCTCCCAGGTTAACAAAAGGAGTTACCTTATGACTTTGCAGATCTATAAAATCGTATTCACCTTTTACACTTAGCTCCGCCATTTCTGTTTGAAACTGCCCGTTAGGTTTAGATGCCTGTGACGCAACATTCGAATTATCACCTCTAATCCTGCCGCCGAATGCTTCTGCGCGAACATATAGTTTGTCCCAAACTCTGCGCCTGTACGCAACGGATGCATATAAGGAGGTATGGCTGGCAAGGGATGCGTCAACAGCAAAGCGGCCGGAATAACTTAGTGCTCCAAAATTAAATCCCACACTATTCTTTTGCGGGGTGAATTTTTGCGCTGAAAGGCTTAAAGAGCCCAAGACGACTGTTGAAACGATAATAATTTTTTTCAAAAAAATGGTCATAATAACAAAATTTGGGTAAGCAATTTACTTATTCGCCCAGCCTTTTGAGCTAAGATTGTTCAATTGCTTTTGGATTATCTCGGCCTGGTCAGCCTTTAACGGTGTATTGGTAAACCCATTCTCAGCGTCCAGTGAAGATTTCTGGATCATACTTTCGAAGAGACGGTTTTCAAATACTTCTTCCCAGGTTACATAACCCGATATGTTTAGAGGATTGGTGATGCTATTTCGTACCAAAGCTTTACGAAGATCGGGGTAATAAACCCAGAAAACGGCATGCTCGCTATTTTCCATCGTGTAGCCGTCTGAACTGGTGTAACTGGTAAGCGGAGCAATACCCAGGATTCTTACATAAGTTTTTCCGTCACGTTTATTGAATATCCACTCTTCTTTTAAACGGAATTTGTAAACTGAGTCCGGAGCAACATCACGGGCCCTCACCTGGTAACCCGCAATATTCCCTTCCATATCATATTTAGCTACCGTATCTACGCCGCCGCCGAATCCGGCTACCGCCTCATCAAAACTGATAGGAGTGGTAAAACGATCATCTACATTACTGAAAGCCTGAACACTATCTTCTTTGATTGCCCTTAATATTATGTTGATCAGCCTTTTATCATCATCACCGTCAATAGATTTATTATAAAAGTAGCGGGCATTTTTTTGTGTACGCGCGTCAATGGTGCGCCATACCCGCACGCGGTACATGGCGTCTGCCGCATATAGCTGTGTATAAGCCAACGGTGTAGCAGCGCTGTCGGTATGATCATCTTCCAGGATATTGTCTTTTCTCAGCGATTGTTTGGAAACGCCGTACAAACCGCCTTCTCCCTCGTCTTCTACCACTTCAATAGGCAGGTTGGCCGCAGGTGTATTATAGTCACCGCCCTCGCCGGTACTATTTTGTGCCGGCTTATCCTTTGGGGTTGTTTTTTTTGTATCTGTAGTTTTTTTCTCTGTGCTTTTTGCCGGTGTTGATGGCGTATCATAAGCACTGCGCCGTTGCGCCATCAACGAGCCGCTGATCATTAAGAATAATACTATACTACAAGTAATACGAAATTTCATTGCTTCAGTTTTTATAAGTAATCGTGGCCTTACAGACGAATATATTCATATCCCGGTTGCCCAATGTGATAATCTAGCCCGCAAACATTAAACCAAATCATATTATTAGAAAAGGTTAAATGCAATTGGAGGTAATGCCCGGGTTCCGCCAGGCCCCGAAGCTCTTATTTCATCGATGGTGATGGTACTTCCAGGCCTTGCCCTTTCGATAAGGCTGCGTACCGCGTTAAATGAGTTGCCGGATACTGCTTTATGCATAAACTCTGGGTACCCTGCGCCTGTAAAAGTCATCGTGTATTCTACAACCGTAAACTTAACACCTTCAAATACAAAGTTTTCCAACTCTGCTCTCACACCTGCCTGTGCTTTAAATTCATTAACCCGCATACGCCCGCCACGGCTGGCGCCCACCATGGCAGTAGGTGTTGGTACCGATTTTACCCGGAAATCGAAACTGGTAGACTGTTTACCGTCATTGACGGTCACTTTTGCGGTTCCGGGTGTGGTCACCTTTGCAATATATTTACCACCGCTGCCAGAAATAGAGCCCTGGCTAATGGATACACGAAGGTTAGCTGCATTTGTTCCGCTTCCACCGCCTACAGATATCGGATTATCCAACCCTACATAGAGTACTTTTACAGCGTCAGCACTTACTGTAAGGCCTGTGGGAGATGCTACCGTATAAGTGATATCTCTTGAAAGCGTAGCAGTAGTACCGTCAGGTTTTACAAAAGAGATATTGACCTTCCTGGTGTAAGTGCCCGGTCCACCAGCAGTTGTTTTATATTCTGCCAGGCCATTAGCATTTAACGGTACTGCTGCTCCGTCAATGGTTACGGTAGGCTTTGCGTTTTTACTGAATGCTCCAACCCCTGCAGTAATCGTAAACTCACTACCTGGTAAAAGAAACTGCGCATTAGCCGTGGCCAGGGCCTGAAACTCATCATACACTACCTGTACTTCACCAATCTGGTTATGACAGTATTCAACTACCTGGGCTTCAGCATTTTTAATATCACTTTGAAATTTCGAAAGAACCGTGATGGCTGCAATTGCCGGGGTTCTTCTAAAATAGGCATCCTCCCAGTTTTTATTGCTCTTATTCTGCACATCCGGCATGGTCAGATCAAGTGGCAGGCTATTCTGGAACTGGGCGTTGATTTTAGCGTCAATACCCAACAGGCTCTTTTTATAGTCGGTTAATTTATTGAACAGTTGCTGTCCGCCATCGCCATCTACTAATACTTTGGTAGCAGCATTGGTGTTTTTCGCATTAAAGTGTCCGCCGTTTGCGCCACCAGCCTCATTGGTGATCTGGGTCTTTACATTGTCTATATAAGCAACCATTTCATCGGACAGCTGTTTAGCCCGGTCGGCCTTGGGTTTCCATATCGCTGCCAGGTCCCTGGTTTTGGGATCATTTAATTTACTCTCAAGTGAGGAAAATATGGTTGCTGTTTTTTTATCAATGGTAGCGCTGGCATTAGAGAAGCTTTTATCCATTGTTTTAAAAGCATTTAATACCTCGCTTGATATATTCAGTGCCAGCAATGCTGTAAGCACCAAATACATCACGTTAATCATTTTTTGCCGGGGCTCTTTAGGTAAAGCCATAAATTATTGCCGATTTATGTTTTGATTTGAGATGCAGGAGTTCTCAATATTCAATTTTAGATTCCATTTCTTCTGATACACCACTGCTGCAGTAGCTTTCGAAGACATTTTTGAGAAAATACCGGTACGTAGATATTGCCGGTATATAATATTTATGCACCTTTCATTTGCATAGCAGAGATCATGCTGCTGTAAACCTGGTTTAATTTTGCAAGGTTTTTAGCCAGTTCTGCCATTTCCTTCTGAGTGGCTTTTGCATCTTCAGCACTGTTAATTAAAGCATGAGAAGTTTCCGCCAGCTTATTATAATAGGTATTTACCCTGTGAATAGAAAGTGTAGCTTCTTTTACCTGCTTGGCATATTCTTCTGTTTCAACAACACTGTTAGAAGCACTGCTGATCTTATTAATGTTGGTTTCTAATGATTTAAAGCCCTCACTTAACCTGTTTAATGAATCAGGTGTAATGTCCGCTGCCTGCAACATTTCATCCATAGATGCCAATGCGCTGCCGGTACGGGTTGTTTTAGCAGGCGCCGCTTCCACCACTGCTACGGTGGTAGCATCATCCAGCGCTTCAGGCTTAAATGCATACATCAATGCATATATTAAAAACACCAATGCCTCCGTATACATACCAAATTTTAACCAGGTGTCCGGGTCTCCGATGGGAGCCGTATTAGTAAGTTTGAACAGGGCTCCTAATAACACAGGCACAGCGCCCAATGAGAAGAAAATATTCAAATAACGCTGGATGTTGGAGTTTTTTTCTGCCGGCATATAGTTTGTTTTTTTATTATGTTTTATTTGTTATTTATGCTTTTGTAGTTATTCCGGAAGATTAATTACTACGCGGAAACCAATGTAAGAGTGAGTGGCATCCATATCTTCGTAAGACCGGTTACTCGTGGTAACCATTGACGGAGAATCTTTCCAGCTTCCGCCTCTTAATACCTTTCTTCTCTGGAATTTTGATTCGGATTGAGGTGTTCCAAACTGTATGTCAGGATTAAACCGGTTCTGGAAATTTTCACCGCCTTCGTAATAAGAGGTGATCATCCACTCCGATACGTTATCCGCCATATTGTAAAGTCCTGCCTGACCTTTTTTACTATCATTTACATAAACCGGGAAGATCTTACCCTGTGCCTCTACATCAACCTGATCGCTATCTTTCGATTTCGAAGATTTCTTTTTCTCGTTACCAGCAATATCAAGGCTAGCAGCGTAGGACCATTCTGCTTCTGTTGGCAGACGACATTTTCCCCCTTCGGCCATTTTGTTCTTGGCCTGGTAAGTGTTGATCTTTTGCTTGGTCATCCAGTCGCAAAAAGCGTTGGCCTGGTTCCAGCTTACACCAACAACCGGGTAATTCTGAAATTTAGGGCTGCTGAAATACCCCACAGCCATCTGCTCGTTATTCGAATATCCGAAATCCCTCATCCATGTAAGTGTGTCGGGGTAAACGGGAACAGAATACTTATAAATGAATTCACTTGGCGCCTTATCCTTATTTTCTTTTTTTGCAGCCTCCTGGTAGTTAAAACCCTGTAACAGGTAAACAAGCTTTTGAGGGTCAATCGTTCTCTTGTTATTGATGGTTTTAGAAGGATCCATCAGCAAATCGCCTAACTGGCTCATAATCTGGGGATCGGCATAGTTGATTTTTGATGCCTGTTTCCAGTTTACAGCAGTGTCACCTGCAATAATGGTAACGTATTCTCCACCCAGCGTGCGTGCGGCAATAGAATCTCTCACCCAATAAACAAATTCTTTGTACTGCGCATTGGTGATTTCTGTCTGCGACAGATAAAATCCGCTGATCAACACGGGTTTAGACAATTCTTTCTTCAAAACCGAGGAAGTATCAGCTTCATCTCCCATTACAAAGGTTCCGGTAGGAATTTCAACAACAGATAAAGGTAACGTTGCAGAGATATCAGATTTTTTACTAACCAGTTTCTTTAATCGCTGCCCTTTTTGGGCAGAAGAAAAATTTGTCGCTAAAAAAAGAACAAATACTACAGCCAGAAGTCTCTTCATGTTATATCAGATAAGGTTTAAAACTTTGCGAAACTCATTTTTCGAGCAAAACATATACCAAAAAAGGAATTTGTTCCGCAAATATAAGTGTTGCATCATATTTGGCCTTCGGCGTTTAGCTGGGTTTGGTTTTAAAAAGGATGAAACCTATCTTTTTTTAGACAAAACCGATTGTTGCATCGGATTTTTAATAAATAATTTATAACGGGCGCCTAAACTGATGCAGACTGTGAAAGTGCATTTTGCAGGTCTTTTATTAAGTAATCAGGGTCCTCAAGGCCAAAATATAACCGTATATGACGATGACTTTCATTTTCCTCGTCATACACATTTTCTTTAACAAAGGCACAGCGGGGAATAACCAGGCTTTCATGCCCACCCCAGCTCACCGCCATTAAAAAATGTTGCAAGCTTTCACAAAATTTAATGATAGCCGACCTTTTTTTATTTTTAATAACAATGGTAACCAACCCCAAAGCAGCTTTCATTTGTTTTTTAGCCAGGTCATATTGGTCGAAAGACGGATGGAAGGGAAATATGAGCCGTTGAATTGCTTCATGAGACTCTAAAAACCGGATCATCTGGGTGGTAGTTTGATTGATTCGCTCCAGGCGCATGGGGAGGGTTCTCAGGCCACGCAGTAGCAGCCAGCCATTAAATGGCTGCAACCCACTGCCAATTGTCATGAATTCTGTGTCAAAAATTTTTTTCATCATGACATTTGTCCCACAAAGAACGCCGCCCAATGTGTCACTGTGACCACCAATGTATTTGGTAGCTGTTTGCATAGCGATGTCGATACCCAATTCAACTACGTTCTGATAAACAGGCGTACAATAAGTGTTATCTATAAAGGTGATAATATTTTTTTCTTTGGCCAACCGCGCAATTTCTGCTAATGGTTGTAGCTCGTAAGTCCAGCTATTGGGAGACTCCAGGTAATATAAAACCGTGTTGTCCCGGGTTGCTTCCTGCCAGTCGCCAGCCTGTCTACCATCAATGTAAGTTACGGTTATGTTAAAACGCGGTAAAATGGCGTCGAACATTTTTTTTGCGGAACTATACGGATTTTTTACTGATACGATGTGATCGCCCGCTTTTACATTAGCCAATACCCCGGCAAAGATGGCAGCTGCGCCACTGCTAAAAAGCAGGCAATCTTCCGAGCCCTCTAAAGCTGCCAGCTTTTTGCGAAGGATATCTGTAGTAGGATTAATGCCCCTGCTATAGATATAATCGTTTCGTTCGTCTTCGAAAGCATTACTAAAACTTTCTACATCTTTAAACGAAAAATTACTGGCCTGCCAAATCGGTGGCGCTATCGCATTGAAATATTGATCCCTGTTTTCGCCGAGTTCATTTATTATATGTGAGAGGTCCATTTATAAGGATTTTTTTTTATTTTTTCGATAGAATAGAAAATAGACAGCGATAAAAAATGTCAATACAATCAAACCGGTTAAAGCTGCATAGTCATTCTTTTGATAGTCGGCCGCGATACTGATAGCCAGGAAAGCATAAGCCGCGATAAATATAACCGGCAACAGCGGATAAAGCTTCATACTGTAAATGCCTGTTCCATCCAGGTGTCGTTTTTTTCTTCGGAAATAAAAGATACTACCTGCTGAAAGTGCCATACCAAAACAATCCAGGAAAATGGAAAAACTCAGTATTTTGTCAAACTCTTCGGCCCAGAAAACGACGAGTACCGCGATCAGTGAAAAAATAGTTAATGAGGAAGTGAGGACGCCGTTTGTATTGGTTCTGGAAAATAAAGCCGGGAGCACTTTGTCATTACTCATGGCATACATAACCCGCGGATTGCTTAACAGAGAGCCATTGATATAACCCAGCACGCCCAGGAACAATAATACGGATAGAATATTTTCGGCCTTGGTGCCCAGGACTTTTGAAGCCATAATAGCGGCGATATTCTTACTGTCCTTCAGCTGCTCAAAACCTATTACTCTTACGTAGGCATAGTTTACAAGGAGATATAGAGACACAATAATAAAAATACCCCAGAAGATGCTACGTGGTACTGTTCGTAACGGATCTTTTACCTCGTCTCCGAAATTGATGGTTTGCTGGTAACCTCCATAGGTAAAGCTTACCGCAACCAGGCCGATCCCAAAAGCTTTGATATAGTCTGTAAAGGCTGTTGTTGTAGTAGTTTCGGGTTTTATAACAGGCGCGGCGGGCGCCAATAAAACAGATACGATCAGCAAAAGAACCATCCCTATTTTGATGATCATCAGGATATTCTGGGTACGGGAGCTTAGTCTGAGCCCCAGCATATTCACGCCATAAAAGATGATGATGGCAATGATAGCAAATAAAAGTTCTACGGTTTTGATCTCGGTTGATGCGGGAAACAATACCCCCGAAAGGTATTCACTGCCCACCAGGGCAACCATTGCCAGGGAAGCCGCATTACTTACCAGGATGATGCAATTGATGGCAAACGCTATAGAAGGATGATAGGCATAGGAAAATACCTTATAATATCCGCCTGTGGCAGGAATGCGCGAGCCTATTTCGGCATAGGTCAGCGCTCCGCAAAAAGCAACAATGCCTCCGGCCAGCCAGCAAAGGAAATAAGTCAGCACATCGGGAGTTGCCTTAGCTACATTTACCGGGGCTCTGAATATACCCATTCCTATTACAAAGGATACGCAGATCATTGTGAGATCGAAAAGACCAAGCTGTTTTTTCATGTATGAATTTTTGTAAGCAGTAAAGCTGCAATGGCGGGTATGCGTTGTTTTCTCAAGTCATGTGTTTAAAAGTCGAATGATTTACGCGGGGTGCTCCCTTTTTCTGAAAGCGTTTTGTTGGCACTGAAGATAAAGAATTATTGAAAGCTGATAATTCTCTGGTGGTTTAAATAATAAAGACTTCCATTTGCTGAACCCTTAAAGTTGCGGGCGGAATATTATTCATAATTAAAATATGCATATTTGTATACCAATATATATGGAGATAGCAGGCTACATAGCAGCATTATTAATTGGCCTAACCCTGGGCCTGGTTGGCGGTGGTGGGTCTATATTAACTGTTCCCATACTGGTATATCTTTTCCAGGTATCGCCGGTGCTCGCCACTTCCTACTCATTATTTATAGTGGGGGTGACCAGCCTGGTAGGCTCGATCAATAGCTTCGCCAATAAGAAAGTTGACTTTAAAACCGTTGTGGTATTTGGAGTGTTATCGGTCATTACCGTTTTCTGTATACGTCATTATCTTATTCCTCATCTGCCTTCATTTGTGAGTATTGCAGGGTTTCAGGTACCAGTGTCTCTTCTGACCATGTTATTGTTCGCTATTCTCATGATTGTGTCTTCTTTTTCAATGATCAGGGCAGAAAAGGAGAGCACTGTTGTTCGCCGGACCGGGGTTGGCTATATCGCATTGTATGGGATTGCTGTAGGGTTAGTAACCGGTTTGCTGGGCGCCGGTGGTGGCTTCCTGTTAATTCCTGCTTTAACGGTATTGCTCCGGCTTCCCATAAAGAAAGCGATTGGTACCTCGCTGGTGATCATTACACTTAACAGTCTTATAGGTTTTGCAGATGATGTAACTCATCATCAAATGAATTGGCCGCTGCTGCTAAAAATAACAGGGATATCTGTTATAGGTATTCTGGCCGGCTCAGTAATCAGCCAGAAATTAGACGGGGGCACTCTAAAAAAGAGCTTTGGCTGGTTTGTTTTATTAATCGGTATTTATATCATCTTTCATGAATTAACAGGTCTGTCCGGGCATTAACATCATGATGGGCTATTTGGCTAACTTTATAAATAATATGATAGAGTTAATTCGAAAACCCTGGCCCTGGTATATAGCCGGCCCGCTGATAGGGCTGATTGTACCCACTTTGTTACTGTAGGCAATAAACATTTTGGGATATCGGCAAACCTGAGACATATTTGTGCCGCCTGTATTCCGGCCAACATCCCTTTTTTTAAATACAACTGGAAAAAAGAAATCTGGAACCTGTTTTTTGTTGCAGGTATTCTCGTTGGCGGGTTTATAGCTGCGCATGGGTTGTCTAATGGGGACGCAGTATCCATAACACCCGCGCTGGCTGCCGAGCTTCGGACTTATAATGTTACCGATACCCGGCATTTATTACCACAGGAAATATTTAGCTGGCAACATTTATTAACCTTGAGGAGCTTTATATTGTTGGTGGTTGGCGGATTCCTCGTTGGCTTCGGCACCCGTTATGCAGGTGGCTGTACAAGTGGCCATGCCATTATGGGACTCAGTAATCTGCAATGGCCATCCCTGGTGGCAACCATATGTTTTATGACCGGTGGCTTTGTTATGGCCAATGTATTACTTCCAGTCATCATGAAATTATAAAACTGATTTAATGAACAATAAGGTTACTGATTTTGAAGTACAGCCTGATGACAATGCTCGCACCCCTAATACCGGTATTGCATATAATTTGAGGTATTTACTTGTAGGTATGGTATTTGGAATTGTATTTGTAAAGGCGGAAATCGTTTCCTGGTTTAGGATACAGGAGATGTTCAGGCTGCAGAGTTTTCATATGTACGGTGTAATAGGAAGTGCGGTGATCGTTGGCGTTATTTCAGTTTGGATAATAAAGAAGTTCGGTTTAAAGGCCATAGATGGAACTCCTGTTACTTTTCAATCTAAGAAATTTCATAAAGGACAGATTTTCGGAGGACTTATGTTTGGACTGGGTTGGGCCATGACCGGCGCCTGTCCGGGTCCTTTATTCGCACAGATCGGCTCAGGGTTTACCGTTGTGATAGTCGTGTTGCTCAGCGCTATTGCAGGTACCTGGGTATATGGTTATATAAAGGAAAAGCTCCCCCATTAAGAGAAAGCTTTCCTTTAACTATGAGCCGATACTAAAATATTTTATCGTAACTAGCTCTCTGTAGGGATCATCTGCCTTCTCGGGGGGCCGGCGTTTCCTCCGGCGCTTGTAACCATTGATGAATGTTGTAAAGGTGTTCCCGCTAAATTAAAACGTAAGCAATTCACTTATGCAAAAATGCAGCTGCCGGGCAAACGAAGTGAAACCAGCGGGGCAGGTATTTTAGGCCCCGTCTGTTCATGTTCAAACAAACTTAATACATTTCTGTACTTTTGCGGCGATTTTTGGTCTCCGCGGTTAGCGGAGTTAAAAGGGAAGTCCGGTGTGAGTCCGGCGCTATCCCCGTAGCTGTAAGGTTTACGGATTTCTAGAATCCAGTGTTTCGCTCATATCCACTGTGTGCCGGCCGGCGCATGGGAAGGGAGCCGGAATGAAGCCAAGCCAGAAGACCTGCCAATTTTCGCATTATATTATTCAGGCTTTCGGGTGAAAAGCGTGAAATGTAACCGCTGCTGCGTTTATGTTTCCTTTTGCCCCGCCATTCAACTAAAACACTTTACAAGTGAAAAAAGTAATTCTATCGATGTTGGCATTTGCATCAGCCACATCATTAAAGGCGCAACAAGAGGTGATGAATCAGGATCTGGAGAAGGTAACAGTAACAGCAACGAGATTTCCCAAAAAGCTGAGCGAAACAGGTAAGGTGGTGAATGTTATCAGCAGGGCTGATCTTGATAAGGCAGGAGGCAAAGACCTGTCCCAGCTATTGAACGAAAAGGCAGGGGTGATTATTAATGGCGCTAATACTAATCCGGGAAAAGATAAAAGTGTTTTTTTACGGGGAGCAGCTAATGCCTATACTGTTATTCTTATCAACGGTGTTCCGGTAAACGATCCTACTGGTGTAGGTGGCGCGTTTGACCTGCGAGTGCTGCCGGTTGAGTCAATAGAACGGGTGGAGATTTTAAAAGGAGCACAGAGCACTTTATACGGCACCGATGCAATAGCAGGGGTCATCAATATAATTACCAGGAAGGGGGAAGGAAAAGCCGCGAACTTGTACGGTGGAATTAGTTATGGAAGGTATAATACGCTCAAAGCGAATGCCGGATTAAACGGTAGCTTTAATGAATCTTCCTATAACATCTCTTTTATGCATGATGAAACCGGAGGTATTGCCGAAGCGAAAGATAAAATAGGCACACAAAGTTTTCCCCGTAATGGCATGTTGAGAAATTCCTTGAGTATTGATATAGATGGTGCGGTTACCAGTAACTTTCATGTTAAGCCATTTTTCAGGTATGCATACTTTAAAAGCAGCTTTGCCAATGATGCTTTTATCGGCGGAGGCAATCGTTTTGCGAGCGAGTTGCTTTCTGCGGGAACCCAGGCTCAGTATAGTTTCGACAAGGGATCGGTAACCGGTATTTTTTCTTTTGATAATGTAAAACGTGCCTATCCCGATGGATTTGTAAAAGCTTTTGAAGGAAATAAAAAAACAGCTGAGCTTTTTAACAGGGTGGATTGGCACCGGCATTTTCAAACCTTGTTAGGATTACGGTACGATGATATTACGATGAAAAATCCTAATGCAACCAGCCTCGACACCAGTATACAAATGATCAGTCCTTATCTCTCTTTATTTCTGAAAGACTGGAACGGTTTTAACCTTGAACTGGGCGGACGCCTTAATAACCATTCTAAATTTGGTAACACATTTACTTATTCCGTCAACCCATCCTACCTGGTTAATGATCAGTTTAAGGTTTTTGTAAATTACGGAACTGCATTCAGGGCACCGGCTTTGTCAGAATTGTATGGATCGTTTGGTGCAAATCCGCTGCTGAAACCTGAGGAGTCCAGAACACTTGAAGGGGGGATACAGTATATAGGCGTTGACGAAAAATGGAACATAAGAGTAGTTGCATTTAACCGTAATACAAAAAATATTATTGCCTATCAAAATCGACAATACACTAATTATAACAGGCAAAAGGACCATGGTATTGAAATTGAACCTACCATTAATATTAATGATGATATCCAGTTAAAATTATTCTACACTTTTGTTGAAGGTAAGGTAACAACAGCAGCGGTAAACGGCGATACCACTTATAATAACTTATTTAAGCGCCCCAAACACACATTGGGATTGAGCCTGGGTTATCAGGTAACACCAGCGCTATTTGTGAGCACAAACTTCCAGAATTTTGGTAAAAGAGCCGATCTTTATTTTGAATCTATTCCACCTTATGGACAGCAAACCGTGCCGCTTGCCTCCTACAGCCTTTGGGATATCTACAGTGAGTATTCTTTCCTGAAGTCGAGATTAAGGGTATTTGCGCAGGTAAGCAACCTGCTGGATGCGGATTACTATGAGGTGTATGGGTACAGTGTTTTAGGCAGATCGTTAAATGCGGGAATAAGGTTCAGACTGTAATTGAGGAGTTGACAGGAGGAGCTCCTTTAACTATCCGAATACCGGGAACAATGGTTTATATTCGTATGGCATTTGCTATTGGTAACCAAACAAACCGGCTGATATGAATTTTAGCTATAAAGAAATTCTTACTGTTGCATTCACCCTTTTTGCGATTATAGACATCATTGGTTCTGTGCCGATACTGATTTCTATAAAAAATAAAGCCGGGGGCATCCGGGAATTTCGGGTTACCATTATTGCAGGGGCTCTGATGCTTTTGTTTTTATTTTTGGGCGGGCCGATACTGAACATATTAGGACTTGATGTAAAATCCTTCGCGGTGGCCGGTTCTATTGTGATCTTTATACTGGGATTGGAAATGGTTTTGGGTATAGAATTTTTTAAATCAGATGGCGATGTAAAAGCTTCAACGGTAGTGCCACTGGCATTCCCTTTAATTGCCGGTTCCGGAACCCTAACAACTATTATGTCATTAAAAGCCAACTATGGTGTGTATACTATTCTTATTGCAATTGTACTGAACCTCATTGTTATTTACACGGTTTTAAAATCCTTAAGTGGCATATCAAAACTACTGGGACCCAGCGGGCTGATCGCCATCAGGAAGTTTTTCGGCGTGATTCTCTTAGCG belongs to Niabella yanshanensis and includes:
- a CDS encoding GldL-related protein, which translates into the protein MPAEKNSNIQRYLNIFFSLGAVPVLLGALFKLTNTAPIGDPDTWLKFGMYTEALVFLIYALMYAFKPEALDDATTVAVVEAAPAKTTRTGSALASMDEMLQAADITPDSLNRLSEGFKSLETNINKISSASNSVVETEEYAKQVKEATLSIHRVNTYYNKLAETSHALINSAEDAKATQKEMAELAKNLAKLNQVYSSMISAMQMKGA
- the porN gene encoding type IX secretion system ring subunit PorN/GldN, which encodes MKFRITCSIVLFLMISGSLMAQRRSAYDTPSTPAKSTEKKTTDTKKTTPKDKPAQNSTGEGGDYNTPAANLPIEVVEDEGEGGLYGVSKQSLRKDNILEDDHTDSAATPLAYTQLYAADAMYRVRVWRTIDARTQKNARYFYNKSIDGDDDKRLINIILRAIKEDSVQAFSNVDDRFTTPISFDEAVAGFGGGVDTVAKYDMEGNIAGYQVRARDVAPDSVYKFRLKEEWIFNKRDGKTYVRILGIAPLTSYTSSDGYTMENSEHAVFWVYYPDLRKALVRNSITNPLNISGYVTWEEVFENRLFESMIQKSSLDAENGFTNTPLKADQAEIIQKQLNNLSSKGWANK
- the porM gene encoding type IX secretion system motor protein PorM/GldM yields the protein MALPKEPRQKMINVMYLVLTALLALNISSEVLNAFKTMDKSFSNASATIDKKTATIFSSLESKLNDPKTRDLAAIWKPKADRAKQLSDEMVAYIDNVKTQITNEAGGANGGHFNAKNTNAATKVLVDGDGGQQLFNKLTDYKKSLLGIDAKINAQFQNSLPLDLTMPDVQNKSNKNWEDAYFRRTPAIAAITVLSKFQSDIKNAEAQVVEYCHNQIGEVQVVYDEFQALATANAQFLLPGSEFTITAGVGAFSKNAKPTVTIDGAAVPLNANGLAEYKTTAGGPGTYTRKVNISFVKPDGTTATLSRDITYTVASPTGLTVSADAVKVLYVGLDNPISVGGGSGTNAANLRVSISQGSISGSGGKYIAKVTTPGTAKVTVNDGKQSTSFDFRVKSVPTPTAMVGASRGGRMRVNEFKAQAGVRAELENFVFEGVKFTVVEYTMTFTGAGYPEFMHKAVSGNSFNAVRSLIERARPGSTITIDEIRASGPGGTRALPPIAFNLF
- the porK gene encoding T9SS ring complex lipoprotein PorK/GldK, with product MKRLLAVVFVLFLATNFSSAQKGQRLKKLVSKKSDISATLPLSVVEIPTGTFVMGDEADTSSVLKKELSKPVLISGFYLSQTEITNAQYKEFVYWVRDSIAARTLGGEYVTIIAGDTAVNWKQASKINYADPQIMSQLGDLLMDPSKTINNKRTIDPQKLVYLLQGFNYQEAAKKENKDKAPSEFIYKYSVPVYPDTLTWMRDFGYSNNEQMAVGYFSSPKFQNYPVVGVSWNQANAFCDWMTKQKINTYQAKNKMAEGGKCRLPTEAEWSYAASLDIAGNEKKKSSKSKDSDQVDVEAQGKIFPVYVNDSKKGQAGLYNMADNVSEWMITSYYEGGENFQNRFNPDIQFGTPQSESKFQRRKVLRGGSWKDSPSMVTTSNRSYEDMDATHSYIGFRVVINLPE
- a CDS encoding DUF6089 family protein; this translates as MTIFLKKIIIVSTVVLGSLSLSAQKFTPQKNSVGFNFGALSYSGRFAVDASLASHTSLYASVAYRRRVWDKLYVRAEAFGGRIRGDNSNVASQASKPNGQFQTEMAELSVKGEYDFIDLQSHKVTPFVNLGAGVYTLFNYSSTAGAKEGSDKTGFAMPVGGGVKYKLNNRVKLLAEGNARLFSKNLDGRTGSGINNPNLYYSFGFGVIYELTPSNILW